In one window of Vibrio pelagius DNA:
- a CDS encoding BCCT family transporter produces MSNLTQVANENINAESTSINFTKAQSLGEKLELGNPVFWLSGSFLTLFVVLAFTNTSALSELVNIGFNYSTQWFGAYWQVLLLLNFILGLVLALGRTGQVRLGALALPEMSTFKWMSIVLCTLLAGGGVFWAAAEPIAHFVSAPPFYDETDPQTKALNALSQSFMHWGFLAWAILGGLSSIVLMHLHYDKGLPLKPRTLLYPVLGDRAINSWIGNVVDACSIVAVAAGTIGPIGFLGLQISYALSELFGISDSFATQSAVILFAIAMYTLSALSGVNKGIQLVSRYNIILSVCLIGYILVVGPTSFIVDGYLQGMGEMVDNFIPMALYRQDTTWLGGWTVFFWGWFLGYGPMMAIFIARISRGRTIRQMMVSISIVAPLVTCFWFSIVGGSGLAFELENPGVISDAFEGFNLPAVLLAITAQLPFPTLIAILFLILTTTFIVTTGDSMTYTISVVMTGTTEPNAAVRTFWGVVMGAVAIALISMGSGGISALQSFIVITAVPVSFILLPCLWHAPKIATQMAKEQGIA; encoded by the coding sequence ATGTCTAACTTGACGCAAGTCGCCAACGAAAACATCAACGCAGAATCTACTTCTATCAACTTCACTAAAGCCCAATCTTTGGGTGAAAAACTAGAACTCGGAAACCCAGTGTTCTGGCTAAGCGGCAGTTTTTTAACTCTCTTTGTCGTTCTTGCTTTTACCAATACTTCAGCTTTATCTGAGCTGGTCAATATCGGTTTTAACTACTCAACCCAGTGGTTCGGCGCTTATTGGCAAGTGCTCTTGCTGCTCAATTTTATTCTCGGTTTGGTGCTAGCACTGGGCCGTACAGGGCAAGTTCGATTAGGAGCACTTGCCCTACCAGAAATGTCCACGTTCAAATGGATGTCGATAGTTCTCTGTACCTTACTTGCCGGTGGTGGTGTATTCTGGGCTGCAGCTGAACCTATCGCCCACTTTGTTTCTGCTCCACCTTTTTATGATGAAACAGATCCACAAACTAAAGCACTCAACGCGCTCTCACAGTCTTTCATGCACTGGGGTTTTCTTGCTTGGGCAATCTTAGGTGGCTTATCCTCTATCGTGCTGATGCACCTACACTACGATAAGGGGCTTCCTCTAAAACCTCGGACTCTTCTTTACCCTGTGCTTGGCGATAGGGCAATTAATAGCTGGATTGGGAATGTGGTCGACGCGTGCAGTATTGTTGCTGTGGCAGCTGGGACTATCGGTCCAATTGGATTCTTAGGACTTCAAATCAGCTATGCGTTAAGTGAACTGTTTGGCATCTCAGACAGCTTTGCTACACAAAGTGCCGTTATTCTGTTTGCTATTGCCATGTATACCTTGTCCGCATTGAGTGGCGTGAATAAAGGCATCCAACTGGTTAGCCGCTATAACATCATCTTATCAGTGTGCTTAATCGGTTACATCTTAGTTGTAGGTCCAACGAGCTTTATCGTAGACGGCTACCTGCAAGGCATGGGAGAAATGGTCGATAACTTCATCCCTATGGCACTTTATCGTCAAGATACCACATGGCTTGGTGGCTGGACGGTATTCTTCTGGGGTTGGTTCTTAGGTTATGGCCCAATGATGGCTATTTTCATTGCTCGCATTTCACGCGGGCGCACCATTCGCCAAATGATGGTTTCTATTAGTATCGTTGCTCCCCTCGTCACCTGTTTCTGGTTCAGCATTGTTGGCGGCAGTGGCTTAGCGTTTGAGTTAGAAAATCCAGGCGTAATTTCTGATGCATTCGAAGGTTTCAACCTTCCGGCTGTGCTGCTCGCTATTACTGCGCAACTTCCATTCCCGACTCTGATCGCGATTCTATTCCTTATCCTCACTACCACGTTCATCGTAACGACGGGGGACTCAATGACCTACACAATAAGTGTCGTGATGACAGGTACAACGGAGCCAAATGCAGCAGTACGTACCTTTTGGGGAGTTGTTATGGGTGCGGTAGCTATTGCTCTTATCTCTATGGGTTCTGGCGGTATTTCTGCTCTGCAGTCGTTCATTGTGATTACCGCTGTTCCTGTATCATTTATCTTACTGCCATGTTTATGGCACGCACCTAAGATAGCGACGCAAATGGCAAAAGAGCAAGGCATCGCTTAA